The stretch of DNA GTGCCAGTTTCCAAAGTTCATTCAAAAAAATCGTGTCGCGCTCTACACCTTGGCCACAATAATCACGACGGTCGTCACCACCTACGAAATGATTAGGCTTATTAACGGCTTTCAACTGCAAGGATTCGTCAGAGGATTGGAAAGAGCGGTCTCGCATGGCGTAATATCTATTGCTTTTTTCATTCCCGTAATGTTCGCCGGTGCCCTCAACAATCGCTGGAGTTATACCCGAAAACTGATGTCCATCCGCGCCCCGCTCGCGATCATTGCTTCCATTCTGATGCTGGCCCATGGGATGGTGTACCTCGTCAGGTTCCTCGTTAGATTTTCCTCCGTCATCAGTTCCGATGAAACCTCCATGCTCAGAAAGACTCTCTACCTAAGCTATTCCTTAATCGGCATTATCGCTCTTGTTGTGATGATTCCTCTGTTCATTACGTCCTTTAGAAAAGTGCGAAGCCGGATCGGGGGTGCAAAGTGGCGTAAAATCCAGCGCTGGGCGTATCTGTTCTATCTACTGGCCTACTTGCATGTCCTGCTGATCCTTATCATGGATAAAGATACGGACTGGCTCAGACTGGTGCTATACACGGGAATCTTCGGCTCCTACACCATCTTGCGTTTGATGAAATATAAAGCAGCGAGCGTCATGTCACAGGCCAGAGTATCCAAGGGAGTAAGAACTGCTGAATGATCTTATACAATATCGAGAAATCAAATCATGCCACGAAAAAAGGGAGCCGCAGCTCCCTTTGCACTTTTACATTTCGGTTACTTCTTCTCGTGCTCTTTCTTGACCAAAAGCTCACGCACTGCCTCCAGACTCGTAATCGGCTCTTGGCAGGCAAAATCACGGCAGACATACGCCGTGGCGTCCCCGCCGATTGCCGGCTTGTCCTTCAGATGCGGCAGCAGGGCCGCCAACTCATCCTTCGGATCTTCCCAGTGAATGAGCAGCGAAGCATCCGGCATAAAGGCACGCTGCGCAAGAGAAATCATCTCTTGTAGGGCAGGGTCTTCTTTTTTACCGGACAATACCCATTCCTTGCCGCCGCCTGTCATGGCAAACAGCCCCTGCAGGAACATGGCATAGCTGGCGGGATATTTCATCGCGGCCTTGCCCAGCACTGCCGCCGTCCGCTCCGCAACTCCCTTTAGCTTAAGGTCCTGGGTGATCACGGACAGCTTCCACAGCACCTTCACCGCTACGGAATTGCCGGACGGCATGGCGCCGTCATACAGTTCCTTCGAGCGAATCGGAAGCTGCTCCGCATCCTTCCCCGTGAAGTAGAATCCGCCTTCCTCTTCATCCTGGAACAGATCCAGCAGTCCATCTTTAAGCTCAAGGGCCCGCTTCAGATAGTCGGCTTGTCCCGTCGCCTCATACAGCTCAGTCAGTCCCCACATCAGAAAAGCATAATCGTCCACATATCCCGGATAAGCGGCCTCTCCGTCGCGGTACCTTGCCAGCAACCGGCCATCCTCACGGCGCAGATGGTTCCAGAGGAAATCCGCCGCCGCTCCGGCAGCCTCGGCGTATTTGGGCTTTTGGAGCGCTTTGGCTCCCTTCGCCAGCGCCGTGATCATCAGGCTGTTCCACGAGGTCAGCACTTTGTCGTCCTTGGAAGGACGCACGCGCTTGCTTCTGTAAGCGAACATCTTCACCCGCCATTCCTCTATCCGGGTTCGCAGATCAAGAGGAGTCATGCCCATCTTTTCTGCGATCTCATCCGGCAGTCCTTCAAGCAGATTCGGAATGCTGTATCCCCGCGAAATGCCTTCCTCCGTTATCCCGTAGAGGCTACAGTAGGACTGCATATCTTCAGGTCCCAGTGCTTCCTCGACCTCTTCCGTGCTGAAGATATAGAATGCGCCCTCCTCGCCGTCCGAATCGGCATCCTCCGCAGAATAGAACGCGCCTTCGGGCGAAGTCAACTCGCGCAATACGTAGGCGAATATGCTCTCCGCAACTTCTGCATACAGCGGCTTCTCCGTGATCTGGTAAGCTTCCACATAAGCGGAGGCAAGCAGCGCGTTGTCGAAGAGCATTTTCTCAAAATGCGGCACCAACCATTGCTCATCGGTTGAATAACGCGCAAATCCGAAGCCGATATGGTCATAAATACCGCCCTTGTACATGGACTCCAGCGTCTTCTCGACCATTCGCAGCGCCTCCGCATTGTCATACTTCTGGCTGTATGCGAGCAGAA from Paenibacillus sophorae encodes:
- a CDS encoding ferric reductase-like transmembrane domain-containing protein produces the protein MSLLYCLLIAVLLCQFPKFIQKNRVALYTLATIITTVVTTYEMIRLINGFQLQGFVRGLERAVSHGVISIAFFIPVMFAGALNNRWSYTRKLMSIRAPLAIIASILMLAHGMVYLVRFLVRFSSVISSDETSMLRKTLYLSYSLIGIIALVVMIPLFITSFRKVRSRIGGAKWRKIQRWAYLFYLLAYLHVLLILIMDKDTDWLRLVLYTGIFGSYTILRLMKYKAASVMSQARVSKGVRTAE
- a CDS encoding thioredoxin domain-containing protein; its protein translation is MNEETASPKYTNRLINEKSPYLLQHAHNPVDWMPWGEEAFEKAKAENKPVFVSIGYSTCHWCHVMEEESFDDEEVAELLNGNYVAIKVDREERPDIDALYMSVCQAMTGGGGWPLTVLLTPEKKPFYAGTYFPKRRMMGQVGLMEVLEQVRAKWETDSTKLHQLGDELLTELQAAAAKNSVEQDVELSEDILHHAFRLYSTIFDETNGGFGHAPKFPTPHNLSFLLAYSQKYDNAEALRMVEKTLESMYKGGIYDHIGFGFARYSTDEQWLVPHFEKMLFDNALLASAYVEAYQITEKPLYAEVAESIFAYVLRELTSPEGAFYSAEDADSDGEEGAFYIFSTEEVEEALGPEDMQSYCSLYGITEEGISRGYSIPNLLEGLPDEIAEKMGMTPLDLRTRIEEWRVKMFAYRSKRVRPSKDDKVLTSWNSLMITALAKGAKALQKPKYAEAAGAAADFLWNHLRREDGRLLARYRDGEAAYPGYVDDYAFLMWGLTELYEATGQADYLKRALELKDGLLDLFQDEEEGGFYFTGKDAEQLPIRSKELYDGAMPSGNSVAVKVLWKLSVITQDLKLKGVAERTAAVLGKAAMKYPASYAMFLQGLFAMTGGGKEWVLSGKKEDPALQEMISLAQRAFMPDASLLIHWEDPKDELAALLPHLKDKPAIGGDATAYVCRDFACQEPITSLEAVRELLVKKEHEKK